In one Candidatus Hepatincola sp. Av genomic region, the following are encoded:
- a CDS encoding MBL fold metallo-hydrolase encodes MEIEKIYKDTNYRILKLPLKNATIHVFTGLQPLSVNSFIIETNNNLVIIDAQLSIENAKLLNKYANSLHKPMAKVILTHAHYDHYRGLPVFPHEITYALAETIADFTKLEVEDNVIPQNALPKNFTVENLTYECFNFKNAHCPNHLVMYIKEIKTLVLGDLAQENTHLLAMNFPSFIHALTTIKQQFSKAEYLLTGHGKITPLATMSTNLAYMTKCFEIYKNSKSNEEFNTKVLQEFPNMVKINPPLYYLFQGDPSIPIETKTN; translated from the coding sequence ATGGAAATTGAAAAAATTTATAAAGATACTAACTACCGTATTCTTAAACTACCATTAAAGAATGCAACAATCCATGTATTCACAGGATTGCAACCTCTTAGCGTTAATAGTTTTATTATTGAAACAAATAATAATTTAGTAATTATAGATGCTCAACTAAGCATTGAAAATGCTAAATTACTAAATAAATATGCTAATAGTTTGCATAAACCTATGGCAAAAGTAATTTTAACTCATGCCCATTACGACCATTACCGTGGTTTACCAGTTTTCCCTCATGAGATAACTTACGCTTTAGCCGAAACTATTGCCGATTTTACAAAATTAGAGGTAGAAGACAACGTTATTCCCCAAAACGCACTACCTAAAAATTTTACTGTTGAAAATTTAACTTATGAATGTTTTAATTTTAAAAACGCCCATTGCCCTAACCATTTAGTTATGTATATTAAAGAAATTAAAACCTTAGTATTAGGCGACCTTGCTCAAGAAAATACCCACCTACTTGCTATGAATTTTCCTAGTTTTATTCATGCCTTAACTACTATCAAACAACAATTTTCTAAGGCGGAATACTTGCTAACAGGGCATGGTAAAATTACACCTTTAGCTACTATGAGTACTAATTTAGCTTATATGACAAAATGCTTTGAGATTTATAAAAATTCTAAAAGTAATGAAGAATTCAATACTAAAGTATTACAAGAATTCCCTAATATGGTAAAAATTAATCCACCACTATATTATTTATTTCAAGGAGACCCTAGTATTCCTATTGAAACTAAAACAAATTAA